Proteins encoded together in one Neobacillus sp. FSL H8-0543 window:
- a CDS encoding MMPL family transporter, which yields MNSFLQSITDRATSKKGMWITLGVWLLATVLLATLAPSAKEYESSSIDSIPAEAQSVIAQNKVDEYFKNNDGIPAILVFQSADNNHVELAQLVSFFEEITNVEGIKEIVPLTSMPPQATASFFSEDQSTLILPLTFESSIETKELRTLLEQISKIVKDSTDLTLNITGPAGIGVDSLNLFSRADVVLILSTVGLILILLIVIYRSPLLALIPLVAAAFVYEVVNQILGLMGKAGLMLNNQTLSIMTILLFAAVIDYSLFVFSRYREELKKHETKYEAMKYAMRETGMPVFFSGGTVLAAMLVLFFAKFADYRNFAPIFGTAMAVIMLASITLVPALFTLFGRKAFWPKVPRVGDDTVKTNSAWSKIGRFVVKKPVLSASVIGVVLLVSASNMLNLNYEFDTMKSFPKDMQSRQGYEIIEEKFEKGDLAPTTVLYEAKEAITEEQQATLLTTLADQKLVSSVRPSGSTEDKKVIQMSLTFEESPYAVETMDALEKMVDGVDKILADSNLEGELYFAGETAKKVDDRATNNRDLVVIVLLESILIFAMLIVMTKSIKMPIYMMGTILISFLAAVGLGMFLSSLFFDIDSISNRVPIYSFVFLVALGIDYNIILISRFMEERKKHSVKQAVEIAVSTTGGVISSAGIILAATFAVLMTQPIQILFVFGFIVAVGILLDTFLIRGILLPALIVLFEKDKPAFEKDTVS from the coding sequence ATGAATTCATTCTTACAGTCGATCACCGATCGTGCAACTTCGAAAAAAGGAATGTGGATTACGCTTGGCGTATGGCTATTAGCCACTGTGTTGTTGGCAACACTTGCACCAAGTGCAAAAGAATATGAGTCATCAAGCATAGACTCCATTCCTGCAGAGGCACAATCTGTTATTGCTCAAAATAAAGTGGATGAATATTTTAAAAATAACGATGGAATCCCAGCGATATTAGTTTTTCAATCCGCTGACAATAACCATGTTGAATTAGCACAGCTGGTTTCGTTCTTTGAGGAAATTACTAATGTAGAGGGAATAAAGGAGATTGTTCCTTTAACAAGCATGCCTCCACAGGCAACAGCAAGCTTCTTCTCAGAAGATCAGAGTACTCTAATTCTTCCTTTAACATTTGAATCATCTATTGAGACTAAAGAATTGAGAACTTTACTTGAGCAGATTAGTAAAATTGTCAAAGACTCTACAGATTTAACGTTAAATATTACTGGTCCAGCAGGAATTGGAGTGGATTCTCTTAATTTATTTTCCAGGGCAGATGTTGTTCTTATACTATCAACAGTAGGATTAATTCTTATTCTATTAATCGTTATCTATCGTTCACCATTACTGGCACTTATTCCACTAGTAGCAGCAGCCTTCGTTTACGAGGTAGTGAATCAGATCCTCGGCTTAATGGGAAAAGCAGGATTGATGTTAAATAACCAAACGTTATCAATCATGACCATTCTTTTATTTGCAGCGGTGATTGATTATTCATTATTTGTGTTCTCACGGTATCGTGAGGAATTGAAGAAGCATGAAACGAAATATGAGGCAATGAAATATGCAATGAGAGAAACAGGTATGCCTGTATTTTTCTCAGGAGGAACCGTTTTGGCAGCCATGCTAGTCCTGTTCTTTGCAAAGTTTGCTGATTATCGAAATTTCGCACCAATTTTCGGAACAGCCATGGCTGTCATCATGCTGGCATCGATTACGCTCGTTCCTGCATTGTTTACTCTGTTTGGAAGAAAAGCCTTCTGGCCTAAAGTTCCACGGGTAGGCGATGATACCGTGAAAACTAATTCAGCCTGGAGCAAAATCGGACGTTTTGTTGTAAAAAAACCAGTCCTTTCTGCTTCAGTTATTGGAGTAGTCCTTCTCGTTTCAGCGAGTAATATGCTGAACTTGAATTATGAGTTTGATACAATGAAATCGTTCCCGAAAGATATGCAATCAAGACAGGGCTATGAGATTATAGAAGAAAAGTTTGAAAAGGGAGATCTTGCCCCAACAACCGTTTTATATGAAGCGAAAGAGGCAATTACGGAAGAACAACAGGCAACCTTGCTCACTACCCTAGCTGATCAAAAGCTAGTCAGTAGTGTCCGTCCGAGTGGCAGTACCGAGGACAAAAAGGTAATCCAAATGAGTCTTACTTTTGAGGAAAGTCCATATGCAGTTGAAACAATGGATGCCTTGGAAAAAATGGTCGATGGTGTCGATAAGATTTTGGCAGATAGTAACTTAGAGGGTGAACTATATTTTGCTGGAGAAACGGCGAAGAAAGTTGATGATCGTGCAACAAACAACAGAGATCTTGTCGTCATCGTTTTGCTTGAGTCCATCTTAATCTTTGCGATGTTAATCGTCATGACAAAATCAATTAAAATGCCTATTTATATGATGGGAACTATATTAATCTCGTTCCTGGCGGCTGTCGGACTAGGTATGTTCTTAAGCAGCCTGTTCTTTGATATCGATTCCATCAGTAATCGCGTCCCAATCTATTCGTTTGTATTCTTAGTTGCCCTTGGTATTGATTACAATATCATCTTAATATCGAGATTCATGGAGGAAAGGAAAAAGCACTCTGTGAAACAAGCAGTTGAAATTGCTGTTTCTACAACGGGTGGCGTGATTTCATCTGCAGGAATTATTCTTGCGGCTACCTTTGCAGTGTTAATGACCCAGCCGATTCAAATATTATTTGTCTTTGGCTTCATTGTCGCAGTTGGTATTTTGCTAGACACCTTCCTCATTCGGGGAATCCTATTACCAGCATTAATCGTTTTATTTGAAAAAGATAAACCAGCTTTTGAGAAGGATACGGTATCATAA
- a CDS encoding ATP-binding protein produces MILLDYIVNLSIFSLLVSIPLVIRSFINHRPIKQVRLWAGIYGGIVSVILVMLSIQEQGYSYDIRYAPVILIYTFLGPVAGIITGAFALIARLFTSGQWYPAITGWMISMTGFIIIHMYTKHLTYVKRCLAIFGTYVVAYVLTVLSFHILIDNPLFHLEYLLFVLLGVIFGGLLIESYVKLYRLNSRLTDMYKLVEASESKYRLIAENTSDLIIVMDKEHAISYFSPSHEYVLGYEYCEIENYKLCKFIHPDDVRMFKQTISEMFVSENSQSIEFRLGHKAGHWIVFESRCMPVKGENQLIQSIVIISRDISERRKAEEFLLQSEKLSIVGELAAGVAHEIRNPLTTVKGFVQLYKAENSSIVYNDLLLSELERIETITSELLSLGKPQAVQMNRLNLKDLIENTLELLSPQAHMNAIQLKLYVEKSEFYITGEKNQLKQVFLNVLKNAIESMADGGEIYINILKRNEGECIISFQDQGVGIPEEILPRLGEPFYTLKEKGTGLGLMICHKIIKQHHGSITFQSKMNEGTLVEIKLPLTR; encoded by the coding sequence TTGATTCTATTAGATTACATTGTTAATCTCTCAATTTTTTCATTATTAGTAAGTATACCGTTAGTCATCCGCTCGTTTATCAATCATAGACCAATAAAGCAGGTACGTCTTTGGGCAGGTATTTATGGGGGAATTGTTTCCGTCATCCTCGTCATGCTTTCAATACAGGAGCAGGGATACTCCTACGACATTCGATACGCTCCAGTAATTCTCATTTATACTTTTCTTGGACCAGTCGCAGGAATCATTACAGGTGCATTTGCCTTAATTGCAAGATTGTTTACAAGCGGACAGTGGTACCCTGCGATAACTGGCTGGATGATTAGTATGACAGGATTTATTATCATTCATATGTATACAAAACATCTAACCTACGTAAAAAGATGTCTAGCTATATTTGGAACGTATGTAGTTGCTTATGTTCTTACTGTCCTTAGTTTTCACATCCTAATAGATAATCCTTTATTTCATCTTGAATATTTGTTGTTTGTGCTGTTAGGTGTGATCTTTGGCGGATTACTAATTGAGTCCTATGTGAAGCTGTACAGATTAAATAGTCGTTTAACAGACATGTATAAGCTAGTTGAGGCAAGTGAGTCAAAATACAGATTAATCGCTGAGAACACATCAGATTTGATTATAGTAATGGATAAAGAGCATGCGATTAGTTATTTCTCTCCTTCACACGAGTACGTATTAGGATACGAGTACTGTGAAATCGAAAATTATAAATTATGTAAGTTCATTCATCCAGATGATGTCAGAATGTTTAAACAAACAATTAGCGAGATGTTTGTAAGTGAAAACTCCCAATCGATAGAATTCCGGCTAGGTCACAAGGCAGGTCATTGGATCGTATTTGAGTCCCGTTGCATGCCTGTAAAGGGAGAGAACCAGTTAATTCAGTCGATTGTAATCATCAGTAGAGATATCTCTGAAAGAAGAAAGGCAGAGGAGTTTCTTTTACAATCTGAAAAGCTTTCCATTGTCGGCGAGTTAGCAGCCGGTGTAGCACATGAAATTCGCAACCCGCTGACAACGGTAAAAGGATTTGTACAGCTATATAAAGCAGAAAATAGTTCGATTGTTTATAACGATTTACTCTTAAGTGAACTAGAACGAATTGAGACGATTACAAGTGAGTTGCTCTCCTTAGGAAAACCTCAAGCTGTTCAAATGAATCGATTAAATTTAAAAGATTTGATCGAGAATACACTTGAGCTACTCTCCCCGCAGGCACATATGAATGCAATTCAGTTAAAACTATATGTGGAGAAATCAGAATTTTATATTACTGGTGAAAAGAATCAATTAAAACAGGTATTCCTCAATGTTTTAAAGAATGCAATCGAGTCCATGGCAGATGGCGGAGAAATCTACATTAACATCCTAAAAAGGAATGAGGGTGAGTGTATTATTTCCTTCCAAGACCAAGGGGTTGGCATACCTGAGGAAATCCTGCCGCGGTTAGGTGAGCCTTTTTATACCTTGAAGGAAAAGGGAACGGGTCTCGGTTTGATGATCTGCCATAAAATTATTAAACAACACCATGGTAGTATTACCTTTCAGAGTAAAATGAATGAAGGAACCTTAGTCGAAATTAAGTTACCGTTAACGCGGTAG
- a CDS encoding GntR family transcriptional regulator: MILNLDGSKPIYLQISEWLELEILNGNFESDQKIYSQYQLAEIFNINPATAAKGLNILADEAILYKKRGLGMFVASNAKESIRSKRKSQTLKSMVIEIVLEAERLKVSKEELIQMIQATNTGEVEK; the protein is encoded by the coding sequence TTGATTCTAAATTTAGATGGATCAAAGCCGATATACTTACAAATTTCGGAGTGGTTGGAGCTCGAGATTTTGAACGGGAATTTTGAGAGTGATCAAAAAATCTACTCCCAGTATCAGCTGGCTGAAATTTTTAATATTAATCCTGCCACCGCAGCCAAGGGCCTAAATATATTAGCAGACGAAGCGATTCTCTATAAAAAGCGTGGCCTTGGGATGTTTGTCGCAAGCAATGCAAAAGAAAGTATACGTAGCAAGCGGAAAAGTCAAACGTTAAAAAGCATGGTTATAGAAATTGTGCTGGAAGCGGAACGGTTGAAGGTTAGTAAGGAAGAATTAATCCAAATGATTCAGGCAACCAATACGGGGGAGGTAGAGAAATGA
- a CDS encoding ABC transporter ATP-binding protein yields the protein MNVIKCSGLTKVYGRTKALNNLSFTIEENKITGLIGRNGAGKTTLLKIIAGYLKETSGELKVFSEHPFNNLNASANTIFIHDQMNLPTALNLKEILEVAASFYQNWDRGLAERLFDYFSLNPMQHFDGLSKGMKSTFTMILGISARCSLTIFDEPTTGMDAAVRKDFYRALLKDYIANPRTIIISSHHLNEIEDLLEDILLMRDGKELLHIPVADLKEWAIGVQGKSSNVNEWTTGKEILYTKNIAVNHMYVVVKNELTEMERQNAKTAGLEFTNVSSSDLCVYLTSKKKGGIDDVFIEG from the coding sequence ATGAACGTGATCAAGTGCAGTGGTTTGACTAAGGTTTATGGGAGAACAAAAGCGTTAAATAATCTATCTTTTACAATAGAAGAAAATAAAATTACTGGTTTAATCGGGAGAAATGGGGCTGGGAAAACAACGCTTCTTAAGATCATAGCTGGATATTTAAAGGAGACCTCTGGTGAATTAAAGGTTTTTTCAGAACATCCCTTCAACAACCTCAACGCATCAGCCAATACCATTTTTATTCATGATCAAATGAATCTACCGACAGCCTTAAATCTTAAGGAGATTTTAGAGGTGGCAGCTAGTTTTTATCAGAATTGGGATCGTGGCCTTGCGGAGCGTCTTTTTGATTATTTCTCTTTAAACCCGATGCAGCATTTCGATGGTTTATCTAAGGGGATGAAGAGTACATTTACGATGATTTTAGGAATATCGGCCCGCTGTTCGTTGACGATTTTTGATGAACCGACAACAGGGATGGATGCAGCGGTGAGAAAGGATTTTTATCGCGCCTTGCTCAAGGATTATATAGCAAATCCACGTACGATCATTATTTCAAGCCATCATTTGAATGAAATTGAGGATCTACTTGAAGATATCCTTCTAATGAGGGATGGGAAAGAACTTCTGCATATACCGGTAGCCGATTTGAAGGAGTGGGCAATTGGAGTTCAAGGAAAGTCATCCAACGTAAATGAATGGACAACTGGTAAAGAAATCCTTTATACGAAAAATATCGCCGTTAACCATATGTATGTTGTTGTTAAGAATGAGCTTACTGAAATGGAAAGGCAAAATGCTAAGACTGCTGGCTTGGAATTCACTAACGTTTCATCAAGTGATTTATGTGTCTACCTGACGAGTAAAAAGAAAGGGGGAATTGATGATGTCTTTATCGAAGGCTAA